In the genome of Amphiura filiformis chromosome 4, Afil_fr2py, whole genome shotgun sequence, one region contains:
- the LOC140150298 gene encoding uncharacterized protein, whose translation MPTESLLEWWCMCEVCKNNPSAYTCTCANGFSGRDCQLDVCLPNPCINGLCQRITSGNIPYTCLCNDGFTGTICNVRNPCTSTPCLNGGDCTSFPNGGVTVYVCFCRNGFTGTRCETAVCNPNPCLNGGQCQSSAGTLGGYICQCANGFSGTRCQTVTDPCVNRPCLNGGICNRNQANPTQYFCTCQAGYSGINCENRNPCATNPCLNGGACLSNDLVTYTCQCPLGYQGTNCEIRDSCTPNPCQNSGTCVRLQTDQSQFVCQCLAGYYGNLCQQHPCIPNPCANAGQCDINNVSPTQYICTCAFGFTGTNCQNNACTPNPCLNNGLCNPQATNSQVPYTCACVDGYYGNNCQFDSCTPNPCVNGGICTRFPGGIYACQCINGFSGPTCANNLCSPNPCQNAGVCSTLGTTQYQCACQNFYFGTNCQSHPCIPNQCLNGGICTPLTSEGNLFRYTCNCLNGFTGQNCESPTVCLPNPCLNSGVCIQTSNTQYRCNCVNNYYGLNCQSNACSPSPCLNNGVCTIANTNIPEQWTCQCRTGFTGTRCENNLCNPNPCQNQGTCVQMSSNVFLCACINNYFGDRCQNHPCTPNPCLNNGNCIINNNNPQQYSCQCVNGFTGTNCQNSLCSPNPCQNGGLCSAVGSAQYTCQCFNGFFGNQCQNNVCSPNPCLNSGTCVRDTNAPTQYTCICINGFTGSNCQNNVCSPNPCFNGGICSRNGNAFTCQCVNGYTGATCTNLNLCEPNPCHNGGICSQTSNVQFICNCLNGYTGTTCQTSKCRTILCRIGTPDLLSQWRYMQSDK comes from the exons ATGCCTACAGAATCCCTGCTTGAATGGTGGTGTATGTGTGAGGTCTGCAAAAACAACCCAAGTGCATATACATGTACTTGTGCAAATGGGTTCAGTGGACGAGATTGTCAACTAG ATGTGTGTTTACCAAATCCCTGCATTAATGGCCTATGTCAAAGAATCACTAGTGGTAACATACCATATACTTGTCTATGTAATGACGGCTTTACCGGTACCATTTGTAATGTCA GAAACCCATGTACCTCTACACCATGTTTAAATGGAGGAGACTGCACATCATTTCCTAATGGTGGTGTCACCGTTTATGTCTGCTTCTGTCGCAATGGATTCACTGGAACAAGATGTGAAACAG CTGTGTGCAATCCCAACCCATGTTTAAATGGTGGACAGTGTCAATCAAGTGCAGGTACTCTGGGAGGATATATTTGCCAATGTGCCAATGGATTCTCAGGGACAAGATGCCAAACAGTAACAG ATCCGTGTGTCAATAGACCGTGCCTTAATGGAGGGATATGTAACAGGAATCAAGCCAATCCTACACAGTATTTCTGCACATGTCAAGCTGGATATAGTGGGATCAACTGTGAAAACA GGAATCCATGTGCTACCAACCCATGTTTAAACGGCGGCGCCTGTTTGTCAAATGATTTGGTGACGTATACCTGCCAGTGTCCTCTGGGATACCAAGGCACCAATTGTGAGATCAGAG ATTCTTGCACTCCTAATCCATGCCAGAACTCAGGGACATGTGTTAGACTTCAAACAGACCAGTCACAATTTGTATGTCAGTGTTTAGCAGGATATTATGGAAATTTGTGTCAACAGC ATCCATGCATTCCAAACCCATGTGCCAATGCTGGTCAGTGTGACATTAACAATGTCAGTCCAACACAGTATATATGTACTTGTGCATTTGGATTCACTGGGACAAATTGCCAAAATA ATGCATGTACCCCTAATCCATGCCTTAACAATGGCCTATGTAACCCTCAAGCAACAAACTCACAGGTTCCATATACATGTGCATGTGTGGATGGTTACTATGGAAACAACTGTCAATTTG ATTCCTGCACTCCTAACCCATGTGTAAATGGAGGGATATGTACTAGGTTTCCAGGTGGAATTTACGCATGTCAATGTATCAATGGATTCAGTGGACCAACATGTGCTAATA ATTTATGCAGTCCTAATCCATGTCAGAATGCAGGTGTATGCAGCACTCTAGGCACTACTCAATACCAATGCGCATGTCAAAACTTCTATTTTGGGACCAACTGTCAAAGCC ATCCTTGTATCCCCAATCAATGTCTAAATGGGGGTATCTGCACACCTCTGACAAGTGAAGGCAATCTCTTCCGGTACACATGTAATTGTCTGAATGGATTCACAGGACAGAATTGCGAGTCACCAA CTGTGTGTCTCCCTAATCCATGCCTGAACAGTGGTGTATGCATACAAACCAGCAACACACAGTACCGATGCAATTGTGTTAACAATTATTATGGACTAAATTGTCAAAGCA ATGCCTGTAGCCCCAGCCCATGCCTTAACAATGGAGTGTGTACTATTGCCAATACTAATATCCCTGAACAGTGGACATGTCAGTGCCGTACTGGATTCACAGGAACCAGGTGTGAAAATA ATTTGTGCAACCCTAATCCGTGTCAAAATCAAGGCACATGCGTACAGATGAGTTCTAATGTATTTCTCTGTGCGTGTATCAATAACTACTTTGGTGACAGATGTCAAAATC ATCCTTGCACTCCAAATCCATGTCTCAATAATGGCAATTGCATCATCAATAACAACAATCCACAGCAGTATTCTTGTCAGTGCGTGAATGGATTCACTGGAACTAATTGTCAGAATA GTTTATGTAGCCCCAATCCATGTCAAAATGGCGGTTTATGTTCAGCAGTTGGTAGCGCACAATATACATGCCAGTGTTTCAATGGATTTTTTGGGAACCAGTGTCAAAACA ATGTGTGCTCACCTAACCCATGTTTGAATAGCGGTACATGTGTTCGTGATACCAACGCACCAACACAGTATACATGCATCTGTATTAATGGATTCACAGGCAGTAACTGTCAAAACA ATGTATGCAGTCCTAACCCCTGCTTTAATGGTGGTATTTGCTCAAGGAATGGAAATGCTTTCACCTGTCAGTGTGTTAATGGGTATACAGGGGCTACTTGTACTAATCTTA ACCTTTGTGAGCCGAACCCGTGTCACAATGGAGGCATATGCAGCCAGACAAGTAATGTGCAATTCATATGTAATTGTCTCAATGGATACACAGGGACTACCTGTCAGACAAGTAAGTGTAGAACTATACTCTGTAGGATTGGAACCCCAGACCTCCTGTCACAATGGAGGTATATGCAGTCAGACAAGTAA